A genomic segment from Rubrobacter tropicus encodes:
- a CDS encoding anthranilate synthase component II, whose translation MRVLVIDNYDSFTYNLVQYLGELGAEVLVRRNDEVTPEEVAALRPDRIVVSPGPCTPNEAGISVELIEKVGKDVPLLGVCLGHQSIGQAYGARIVRGEPVHGKTAKIAHDGEGVYAGIDQNFEATRYHSLVIEPDSLPDCLVVTSRSEDGTIMGVRHREYAVEGVQFHPESVLTRHGRDLLKNFLGS comes from the coding sequence ATGCGGGTTCTCGTCATAGACAACTACGACTCCTTTACGTACAACCTCGTCCAGTATCTGGGGGAGCTCGGGGCCGAGGTCCTCGTGCGCCGCAACGACGAGGTAACGCCCGAGGAGGTGGCCGCGCTCCGCCCGGACAGGATAGTCGTCTCGCCGGGCCCCTGCACGCCGAACGAGGCGGGAATTTCCGTGGAGCTCATAGAGAAGGTCGGAAAAGACGTGCCGCTGCTCGGTGTTTGTCTGGGGCACCAGAGCATCGGGCAGGCGTACGGGGCCAGGATCGTGCGCGGCGAGCCCGTCCACGGGAAGACCGCGAAGATAGCCCACGACGGAGAGGGCGTCTACGCCGGGATAGACCAGAACTTCGAGGCGACCAGGTACCACTCCCTCGTGATAGAGCCAGATTCCTTGCCCGATTGCCTGGTAGTGACGAGCCGGTCCGAGGACGGCACGATCATGGGCGTCCGCCACCGCGAGTACGCCGTCGAGGGCGTCCAGTTCCACCCCGAGAGCGTCCTGACCCGCCACGGACGCGACCTCCTCAAGAACTTCCTGGGGTCCTAG
- a CDS encoding ornithine cyclodeaminase family protein, giving the protein MTLLLTEGQVEELIDMPATLDAVEAVLRQQAEGRATNRARRRVALPKSGLNVMFAGAPEIDALGLKAYTVARGGARFYTMLFDPETGGLLSILQSDKMGQMRTGAASGVATRHLAREDARTLGIYGAGWQAESQLEAIAAVRDLERVIVYSRNEQSRKRFAAKMGERLGMDIETTHAAEEPAAQDIVVTVTSSGGPVLHGEWLRPGTHVNAAGSNFLFKTEIDREVVKRAAFVCADAREELGLEAGDLMPSLETGAILPEAVYELGQVIAGHVPGRKSPEDITLFASQGLALEDLAAARVVYDRAVERGVGQKIEF; this is encoded by the coding sequence GTGACCCTGCTCCTCACTGAAGGCCAGGTCGAAGAGCTCATCGACATGCCGGCCACGCTCGACGCCGTCGAGGCCGTCCTGCGCCAGCAGGCGGAGGGCCGGGCCACCAACCGCGCCCGCCGCCGCGTCGCCCTCCCCAAGAGCGGCCTCAACGTGATGTTCGCCGGCGCACCGGAGATAGACGCCCTGGGCCTCAAGGCCTACACCGTCGCCAGGGGCGGGGCCCGCTTCTACACTATGCTCTTCGACCCCGAGACGGGCGGGCTGCTCTCGATCCTGCAGTCGGACAAGATGGGCCAGATGAGGACCGGGGCGGCGAGCGGCGTCGCCACCAGGCACCTCGCCCGCGAGGACGCGAGAACTCTGGGCATCTACGGGGCTGGCTGGCAGGCGGAGAGCCAGCTGGAGGCGATCGCGGCTGTCAGGGACCTCGAACGCGTGATCGTCTACAGCCGCAACGAGCAGTCGCGCAAGAGGTTCGCCGCGAAGATGGGCGAGAGGCTGGGGATGGACATAGAGACCACCCACGCGGCCGAGGAGCCGGCGGCCCAGGACATCGTCGTGACCGTGACCTCGTCGGGGGGGCCGGTCCTGCACGGCGAATGGCTCAGGCCGGGGACCCACGTAAACGCCGCCGGGTCCAACTTCCTGTTCAAGACCGAGATAGACCGCGAGGTCGTCAAGCGCGCAGCCTTCGTCTGCGCCGACGCCCGCGAGGAGCTCGGCCTCGAGGCCGGCGACCTGATGCCCTCCCTCGAGACGGGCGCCATCCTCCCCGAGGCCGTCTACGAGCTAGGCCAGGTCATCGCAGGCCACGTCCCCGGCCGCAAGAGCCCCGAAGACATAACCCTCTTCGCCAGCCAGGGCCTCGCGCTGGAGGACCTCGCCGCCGCCCGCGTCGTCTACGACCGCGCCGTCGAGCGGGGCGT